A region from the Deinococcus radiotolerans genome encodes:
- a CDS encoding ABC transporter substrate-binding protein translates to MTLRRPTTLLITTLLTGLLVTASAAPLTLRHAAGTTTLPAPATRVVALGPHALDLLLSLGIQPVGYGEAAQLNLRQYGSPIRQIRYLGSRVTGAPTYVGDRFKPNLEVIASLKPDLIVGEHFAQDTYPALNAIAPTLLFHGTHSGDWQKTLPVLARAVNRPERAAQVIRQRAAADRARQTLPAWLRGRRALIVWNAGGATRDLYTVLGPTDWTGGYFQNLGLTLDLPGRQDPSLGEGYLKLSSEGLSATRADAIFVIASGKNTAAQARRDWHANPLAQRLPASRAGHVYFLDMQLFGRLRGPTAEDLMTRELTRTLR, encoded by the coding sequence GTGACCCTGCGCCGCCCCACCACCCTGCTCATCACCACGCTCCTGACTGGCTTGCTGGTCACCGCCAGCGCCGCCCCCCTTACCCTGCGGCACGCGGCGGGCACCACCACCCTCCCCGCGCCCGCCACCCGCGTCGTTGCGCTCGGCCCGCACGCGCTGGACCTGCTGCTCTCGCTGGGCATCCAGCCCGTCGGCTACGGCGAGGCCGCCCAGCTCAACTTGCGCCAGTACGGCTCGCCCATCCGCCAGATCCGCTACCTGGGCAGCCGCGTGACCGGCGCGCCCACGTACGTCGGCGACCGCTTCAAACCCAACCTCGAAGTCATCGCCAGCCTCAAACCCGACCTGATCGTCGGCGAGCACTTCGCGCAGGACACCTACCCCGCCCTGAACGCCATCGCGCCCACCCTGCTCTTTCACGGCACCCACAGCGGCGACTGGCAGAAGACCCTGCCGGTCCTCGCCCGCGCCGTGAACCGCCCCGAACGCGCCGCGCAGGTCATCCGCCAGCGGGCCGCCGCCGACCGCGCCCGCCAGACCCTCCCCGCGTGGCTGCGCGGCCGCCGCGCCCTGATCGTCTGGAACGCCGGGGGCGCCACCCGCGACCTGTACACCGTCCTCGGCCCGACCGACTGGACCGGCGGGTACTTCCAGAACTTGGGCCTGACCCTCGACCTGCCCGGCCGCCAGGACCCCAGCCTGGGCGAGGGCTACCTGAAACTCAGCAGCGAGGGCCTGAGCGCCACCCGTGCCGACGCCATCTTCGTGATCGCTTCCGGGAAGAACACCGCCGCACAGGCCCGGCGCGACTGGCACGCCAACCCTCTCGCGCAGCGCCTCCCAGCCAGCCGCGCCGGACACGTGTACTTCCTGGACATGCAGCTGTTCGGGCGCCTGCGCGGACCCACCGCCGAGGACCTCATGACCCGCGAACTGACCCGCACCCTCCGCTGA
- a CDS encoding DinB family protein, protein MNVDLGTVRAQLSRTPGVLDALLRGLPDDWAGLTEGPGTWSPRGVVAHLTHADRTNWLPRARVLLAAGEAQVFSPFDRAGHQAVEATLSLNELLDDFAATRADSLRALDALSPGPAELARRGTHPEFGPVTLAQLLSTWAAHDLDHIMQITRTLGGGYRDAVGPWQAYLRIMR, encoded by the coding sequence ATGAACGTGGATCTGGGAACAGTGCGGGCGCAGCTGTCGCGGACACCGGGCGTGCTGGACGCGCTGCTGCGCGGCCTGCCGGACGACTGGGCGGGGCTGACCGAGGGGCCGGGCACGTGGTCACCCCGCGGGGTGGTGGCGCACCTGACGCACGCGGACCGCACGAACTGGCTGCCGCGCGCCCGGGTGCTGCTCGCGGCGGGCGAGGCGCAGGTATTCTCACCATTCGACCGGGCGGGCCATCAGGCCGTGGAGGCCACGCTGTCACTGAACGAACTGCTGGACGACTTCGCGGCCACCCGCGCCGACAGCCTGCGGGCACTGGACGCCCTGAGCCCCGGCCCCGCCGAGCTGGCGCGGCGCGGCACGCACCCGGAGTTCGGACCCGTGACGCTGGCCCAGCTGCTTTCAACGTGGGCGGCGCACGACCTGGACCACATCATGCAGATCACGCGGACGCTGGGTGGCGGGTACCGGGACGCGGTCGGCCCCTGGCAGGCTTACCTGCGAATCATGCGCTGA
- a CDS encoding cobalamin-binding protein yields MTAPQRIVSLLPSATDLLFDLGLEGRVVGVSHSCDHPRARHLPVLTRSIVDSGAPQAEIDRAVSAAVREGRALYQVDGALLDQLNPDLVVTQGVCEVCAVTPGTLEDAVRYLPGCLPAANVLSLEGRSVQGVLHDLRILAEAAGIPGAGEALARQAQADWEAVQPVPHAPRVLTLEWTDPPFYGGHWVPEQVERAGGVNVLGSPGTDSGRATWDQIGTLRPDVSVVLCCGYGLQDNVAFARDLPDLPLGQVWAVDANALFSRPALGVVRGAQVLADLLRGQPTPGLSECVR; encoded by the coding sequence ATGACTGCTCCCCAGCGCATCGTGAGCCTGCTGCCCAGCGCCACCGACCTGCTGTTCGACCTGGGTCTGGAAGGCCGCGTGGTGGGCGTCAGCCACTCGTGCGACCATCCGCGCGCCCGGCACCTGCCCGTCCTGACCCGGTCCATCGTGGACAGCGGCGCCCCCCAGGCCGAGATTGACCGCGCGGTCAGCGCGGCGGTGCGCGAGGGCCGCGCCCTGTACCAGGTGGACGGAGCGCTGCTTGATCAGCTGAATCCTGATCTGGTCGTCACGCAGGGCGTGTGCGAGGTCTGCGCCGTGACCCCCGGCACCCTGGAGGACGCCGTGCGCTACCTGCCCGGCTGCCTGCCCGCCGCGAACGTCCTGAGCCTGGAGGGCCGCAGCGTTCAGGGCGTCCTGCATGACCTGCGCATCCTGGCTGAAGCTGCCGGCATCCCAGGCGCCGGTGAGGCTCTTGCCCGGCAGGCCCAGGCGGACTGGGAGGCCGTCCAGCCAGTCCCGCACGCGCCTCGGGTCCTGACTCTCGAATGGACCGACCCGCCCTTTTACGGTGGGCACTGGGTGCCCGAGCAGGTTGAGCGGGCGGGCGGCGTGAACGTCCTGGGTAGCCCCGGCACCGACTCGGGCCGCGCCACCTGGGATCAGATCGGGACCCTGCGGCCCGACGTGAGTGTCGTTCTGTGCTGCGGGTACGGCCTGCAGGACAACGTCGCGTTCGCCCGCGATCTCCCCGATCTTCCGCTGGGTCAGGTGTGGGCCGTGGACGCCAACGCCCTGTTCAGCCGCCCCGCGCTGGGCGTCGTGCGGGGCGCGCAGGTCCTGGCCGACCTGCTGCGCGGTCAGCCAACCCCGGGCCTCAGCGAATGCGTTCGCTGA
- a CDS encoding acetate--CoA ligase gives MDPALLSHPLVPPTPALSAAAPVSPEDAARLRALDPQAYWLEIARELTWVTPPTTALEGTLGDFEYFPGATGNVSTNCLDRHPPERVALRYEREDGLRETWTFGALTDATARFAAALEDLGVTKGDRVAIYLGNVPEAFIAIHACYRIGAIYSVIFAGFSASAVRDRLEDAQPKVVVCTDATLRRGKVVPLRDTLHEALDGLDAQVIVARRVEPGAPLRPGDLDFHALLDATTRRADPAALDANDPGFIIYTSGTTSKPKGLVHAGLGFLTGAYANVKWALNLHPGDEYWCTADVGWLTFPIFALVGGLAHGATHVIYEGSIDTPTPARPYEIIGRYGVTKVFTAPTALRMLRRAGDDALRGQHLESLHLIALVGEPLDPETWHWTHRTLGEERVFVNNTYGQTETGTAWASSMVGLTATRPGACGHPLPGYRARVVRDDGQEAAPGELGALTLTEPFPCLARTVWGDHDRYVQTYLADFPGAYAASDAALLDHDGQLWVTGRLDDVMNVAGHRIGTMEMEAALITHPAVSEAAVVAMPDDVKGAVPVAFVVPRGDAQDSPELQRELAEAVVRGVGAIARPARVIVTPTVPRTRSGKIMRRVLRDLLVTGETRGDLTSLENPDAIDTIRERLRGGSAQ, from the coding sequence ATGGATCCTGCCCTGCTGTCCCACCCGCTGGTGCCCCCCACCCCCGCCCTGTCCGCCGCCGCGCCCGTGTCCCCCGAGGACGCCGCGCGGCTGCGCGCCCTCGACCCGCAGGCCTACTGGCTGGAGATCGCCCGGGAACTCACCTGGGTCACGCCGCCCACCACCGCCCTGGAGGGCACGCTGGGGGACTTCGAGTACTTCCCCGGCGCAACCGGGAACGTCAGCACGAACTGCCTCGACCGCCACCCCCCGGAGCGCGTGGCGCTGCGCTACGAGCGCGAGGACGGCCTGCGCGAGACCTGGACGTTCGGCGCGCTGACCGACGCCACCGCCCGCTTCGCCGCCGCGCTGGAAGACCTGGGCGTCACGAAGGGCGACCGGGTGGCGATCTACCTGGGGAACGTCCCCGAGGCGTTCATCGCCATTCACGCCTGCTACCGCATCGGGGCGATCTACTCGGTGATCTTCGCGGGCTTCAGCGCCTCGGCCGTGCGTGACCGGCTGGAGGACGCGCAGCCGAAAGTCGTGGTGTGCACCGACGCCACCCTGCGGCGCGGGAAGGTCGTGCCCCTGCGCGACACCCTGCACGAGGCGCTGGACGGCCTGGACGCGCAGGTCATCGTGGCCCGCCGCGTGGAGCCCGGCGCGCCGCTGCGGCCCGGCGACCTGGACTTCCACGCGCTGCTGGACGCCACCACCCGCCGCGCCGACCCCGCCGCCCTGGACGCGAACGACCCGGGCTTCATCATCTACACCAGCGGCACCACCAGCAAACCCAAGGGCCTCGTGCACGCCGGGCTGGGCTTCCTGACCGGCGCGTACGCGAACGTGAAGTGGGCCCTGAACCTCCACCCCGGCGACGAGTACTGGTGCACCGCGGACGTGGGCTGGCTGACCTTCCCGATCTTCGCGCTCGTCGGCGGACTGGCGCACGGCGCGACCCACGTCATCTACGAGGGCAGCATCGACACGCCCACCCCGGCCCGCCCGTACGAGATCATCGGCCGGTACGGCGTGACGAAGGTCTTCACCGCGCCCACCGCCCTGCGGATGCTGCGCCGCGCCGGGGACGACGCGCTGCGCGGCCAGCACCTGGAGAGCCTGCACCTGATTGCCCTGGTCGGCGAGCCCCTGGACCCGGAGACGTGGCACTGGACGCACCGCACCCTCGGTGAGGAACGGGTGTTCGTGAACAACACCTACGGGCAGACCGAGACTGGCACCGCGTGGGCGAGCAGCATGGTGGGCCTGACCGCCACCCGCCCCGGCGCGTGCGGGCACCCCCTGCCCGGCTACCGTGCCCGCGTCGTGCGGGACGACGGGCAGGAGGCCGCCCCGGGCGAACTGGGCGCCCTGACCCTCACCGAGCCGTTCCCCTGCCTGGCGCGCACCGTGTGGGGCGACCACGACCGCTACGTGCAGACGTACCTCGCGGACTTCCCCGGCGCGTACGCCGCCAGTGACGCCGCCCTGCTCGACCACGACGGGCAGCTGTGGGTGACGGGCCGCCTGGACGACGTGATGAACGTCGCCGGGCACCGCATCGGCACCATGGAGATGGAGGCCGCGCTGATCACCCACCCCGCCGTCAGCGAGGCGGCCGTGGTCGCCATGCCCGACGACGTGAAGGGCGCCGTGCCGGTCGCGTTCGTGGTGCCGCGCGGGGACGCGCAGGACAGCCCCGAACTGCAACGCGAACTCGCGGAGGCCGTCGTGCGCGGTGTGGGCGCCATCGCCCGCCCGGCGCGCGTGATCGTGACGCCCACCGTGCCCCGCACCCGCAGCGGCAAGATCATGCGCCGCGTCCTGCGCGACCTGCTCGTGACCGGCGAGACGCGCGGCGACCTCACCAGCCTAGAAAATCCGGACGCCATCGACACCATCCGCGAACGGCTGCGGGGCGGCAGCGCGCAGTAA
- a CDS encoding type III pantothenate kinase: MPAFPLLAVDIGNTSTVIGLADEQLNLTNTWRIRTNREHLPDDLAMRLHGLLQLTGAPMPRAAILSSVAPPLGENYALALRRHFAVEAFEVRATNLPDVSVELDVPDAVGADRLCNLFGAEKYLGHHEYAVVVDFGTSTNFDVIGRGRRFLGGVLATGAQVSADALFSRAAKLPRITLQAPGTAIGKNTTHALQSGLVFGYAEMVDGLLRRIRAELPGPAVAIATGGFSRTIEGICREIDHYDETLTLRGLVELWASR, translated from the coding sequence GTGCCTGCTTTCCCCCTCCTGGCCGTGGACATCGGCAACACCAGCACCGTGATCGGCCTGGCCGACGAGCAGCTGAACCTCACGAACACCTGGCGCATCCGCACGAACCGCGAGCACCTCCCGGACGACCTCGCCATGCGCCTGCACGGGCTGCTGCAGCTCACGGGGGCGCCCATGCCGCGCGCCGCGATCCTCAGCAGCGTCGCGCCGCCCCTGGGGGAGAACTACGCGCTGGCCCTGCGCCGCCACTTCGCCGTGGAGGCCTTCGAGGTGCGCGCCACGAACCTCCCGGACGTCAGCGTGGAACTCGACGTGCCGGACGCCGTGGGCGCCGACCGCCTGTGCAACCTGTTCGGCGCCGAGAAGTACCTCGGGCACCACGAGTACGCCGTGGTCGTGGACTTCGGGACGAGTACGAACTTCGACGTGATCGGCCGGGGCCGCCGCTTCCTGGGCGGCGTGCTCGCCACCGGCGCGCAGGTCAGCGCCGACGCGCTGTTCAGCCGCGCCGCGAAACTGCCGCGCATCACGCTCCAGGCGCCGGGCACGGCCATCGGGAAGAACACCACGCACGCCCTCCAGTCCGGCCTGGTGTTCGGGTACGCCGAGATGGTGGACGGCCTGCTGCGCCGCATCCGCGCTGAACTGCCCGGCCCAGCCGTCGCTATTGCGACCGGGGGCTTCTCACGCACCATCGAGGGCATATGCCGTGAGATCGACCACTACGACGAAACCCTGACCCTGCGCGGCCTCGTGGAACTCTGGGCCAGCCGCTGA